In the genome of Streptomyces sp. Q6, the window AGCAGAAGGCGGCCACCTTCACGTCGTTCACGTCGCCGTACATCTGCGGGATCCAGGTCCCTATCTGCTCCTCGGTGCCGTTGGCGAGGACGCCGACCGCGGCGAGGCCCGTACCGACGATCGACAGGGCGATGCCCGCGTCGCCCCAGAACAGCTCCTCCATGGCCATCGGAATACCGAGGCCGGTCGGGTCGAAGAACTGCTGCGCGTAGAAGTCGAGGGAGTAGATTCCGAGCTTGGCCGCTTCCTGGATGACCGGCCAGGGAGTCTCCTCGCGTTCGTCCCACTCGGCGGCCGCGGGGCGGATCACATCGGCGGCAAATCCGTGAAGCCAGTCACGGACTTCTTTCTGCTCGTCGTTGAGATCCATGGTGAACTCGGCCATAACCCCTCCAGGGCTGCGTACACTGCATATGTTACTTGCGGTAACGAGAGTCTGTTACTGGCCAGTAGGCAATGTCAACCTCCGAGTACGCGTTCGATACCGCATGGCCATCGGGTGTTACCTTTCGCGTGCGTCAAGCAATCGCACGGGCGGGGAGACCTCATGGAGACCACACAGCGGACCGAGCAGCGCGCGGATCAACGGTCCGCGGCCGAGCGCCGGCGGCGTGAGCTGCTCGAGGCCGCGGACCGCGTGGTGCTCCGGGACGGCCCGGGTGCGTCGATGAACGCGATCGCGGCCGAGGCCGGGATCACCAAGCCGATCCTCTACCGGCACTTCGGCGACAAGGGCGGCCTCTACGCGGCCCTCGCCACCCGCCACACGGACGCGCTGCTCGCCTCGCTGCGGGCCGCTCTCGACGCCCCCGCCGAGCGGCGTGAGCGCGTGGAGGCCACGCTCGACACCTACCTCGCGGCGATCGAGGCCAGGCCGCAGGTCTACCGGTTCCTGATGCATCCGGCGGAGGGTTCCCCCGGCGACTCCGGGTTCGACGTCGGCCGACACTCCGCCCCGCTGCTCCGTCGCATGGGCGAGGAACTGGCCGAGGTCATCGAGGAGCGCGTGGACCTCGGGCCCGCGAGTCAGCAACTCGCGCGCGTATGGGGGCACGGGATCGTCGGGATGATGCACGCCGCGGGCGACTGGTGGCTCGGGGACCGGCCGTGCACGCGGGCCGAACTGGTCCAGGGACTCGCCGACCTCCTGTGGGGACGGCTCGCCGCCGCGGGCGACAAGGCCGGCGGCCCGGGATTCTGAGCCCCGCGGGCGCTACCGCGCCGCGTTGTTCGCCGCCCACGGCGCCCGCGCCGCCTGACGCAGCACCCGGCGCCTGCGCCATCCGGTGACCCGGTCCGTGTACGTGCGGCCCTCCACGTGGTCGCACTCGTGCTGGAGGCAGCGCGCGAACCACCCCGTTCCATGGACGACCACCGGGTCGCCGTGCACGTCCTGCCCCTCCACGCGCGCGTGGTCGAAGCGCGGCGTGCCGGCCTCCAGACCCGGCAGCGACAGACAGCCCTCGGGACCGCGCACCACCACGCCGTCCGCCGCCACGAGTCGCGGGTTCACGACGTGGCCGACGTGCCGTACATCGTCGTCGTCCTCGCAGTCGTAGACGAACACCCGCAACGCCTCGCCCACTTGGTTCGCCGCGAGACCCACGCCCTGCGCCGCGTACATGGTGGCGAACATGTCCTCCACCAGCCGCGCGAGCGAAGGGCCGAAGTCCGTGACGTCCGCGCACGGTTGATGGAGCACGGGGTCACCGAGCAGGGTCAGGGGTCGTACGCGCCCTGAGGCGCCCGGGATCGAGCCGTGTCGCATGGCGGTAAGGGTACGGTCCGGTAAGCACCCCGTTTCGCAGGTGGTGCCGCAGTTCGGGCTTGTCAGACCTTCTCGATAGGCTGAGGCCGAAACGATGCCGGGGGCAGGCGCGGCGCCGTACGCAAGGAGGACCCAGGAAGATGGCAGCCAACTCGGAGTCGATGACTCCGCGGGCCAAGCTGGCCGTGACGGCCGGCAAGGCAGCGGCCGCGGTGTCGCGCGCGGCAGGACGCGGCAGCGGATCGGTGATCGGCGGCAAGGTCGCCCTCAAGCTCGACCCGGAGCTGCTCGGACGGCTCGCCCAGCACCTGGACGTGGTGCTCGTCTCCGCCACCAACGGCAAGACGACGACCACGCGTCTGATCGCCGAGGCCCTGCGCGCCAGCGGCCCGGTCGTCTCGAACGCGCTGGGCGCGAACATGCCCGCGGGCATCACCTCCGCCCTGGCCGGCGGTTCCGACGCCAAGTTCGGTGTCATCGAGGTCGACGAGAAGTACCTGGCCGGTGTCGCCCGTGACACGGACCCCAAGGCGATCGCGCTGCTCAACCTCTCGCGCGACCAGCTCGACCGCGCCGCCGAGACCCGCATGCTCGCCGAGAAGTGGCGCGAGGGCCTCGCCGGTTCGAAGTCCCTCGTGATCGCGAACGCCGACGACCCGCTCA includes:
- a CDS encoding TetR family transcriptional regulator is translated as METTQRTEQRADQRSAAERRRRELLEAADRVVLRDGPGASMNAIAAEAGITKPILYRHFGDKGGLYAALATRHTDALLASLRAALDAPAERRERVEATLDTYLAAIEARPQVYRFLMHPAEGSPGDSGFDVGRHSAPLLRRMGEELAEVIEERVDLGPASQQLARVWGHGIVGMMHAAGDWWLGDRPCTRAELVQGLADLLWGRLAAAGDKAGGPGF
- the def gene encoding peptide deformylase — translated: MRHGSIPGASGRVRPLTLLGDPVLHQPCADVTDFGPSLARLVEDMFATMYAAQGVGLAANQVGEALRVFVYDCEDDDDVRHVGHVVNPRLVAADGVVVRGPEGCLSLPGLEAGTPRFDHARVEGQDVHGDPVVVHGTGWFARCLQHECDHVEGRTYTDRVTGWRRRRVLRQAARAPWAANNAAR